A window of the Henckelia pumila isolate YLH828 chromosome 3, ASM3356847v2, whole genome shotgun sequence genome harbors these coding sequences:
- the LOC140888255 gene encoding ascorbate transporter, chloroplastic isoform X2 yields the protein MAIGAVVSHRNFGSIIFSGHQTEERSTIAATLCSNCKMIPPRGRFSLSLARILPQSRFHSDGESFITHSLFHTEANLPLPLPVPVPHQLKKKFSASLNTRRISGISRHHPSFAFPDRIIQSGKFDKIGFIERQVLLSKRSTMMRTRADFKSEELEIRESELESLVTPEGVSGAVLLEGVGQGKPWWEQFPKRWVMVLLCFSAFLLCNMDRVNMSIAILPMSKEFNWNSATVGLIQSSFFWGYLLTQIVGGIWADKIGGKVVLGFGVVWWSTATMLTPLAAKLGLPFLLVMRAFMGIGEGVAMPAMNNLLSKWIPVSERSRSLALVYSGMYLGSVIGLAFSPMLIHNFGWPSVFYSFGSLGTIWFAMWLSKAYSSPKEDPHLSMEEKALILGGSLSKEPVSEIPWKKILSKAPVWALIISHFCHNWGTFILLTWMPTYYNQVLKFNLTESGLLCVLPWLTMAVFANIGGWIADTLVSKGLSITSVRKIMQSIGFLGPAFFLTQLSKVNTPALAVLCMACCQGSDAFSQSGLYSNHQDIGPRYAGVLLGLSNTAGVLAGVFGTAATGYILQKGSWDDVFKVAVVLYIIGTLVWNFFSTGEKVLE from the exons ATGGCTATCGGCGCCGTCGTGTCGCACCGGAATTTTGGCTCCATTATCTTTTCTG GTCATCAAACTGAAGAGCGATCAACCATTGCTGCTACACTTTGTAGTAATTGCAAAATGATTCCACCTCGTGGAAGATTTTCACTCAGCTTAGCACGCATCCTACCTCAAAGCAGATTCCATTCCGATGGCGAAAGTTTCATAACTCACTCATTGTTCCACACAGAAGCAAATCTGCCTCTGCCTCTGCCGGTGCCTGTTCCCCACCAACTAAAAAAAAAGTTCAGTGCATCCCTTAATACAAGAAGAATAAGTGGAATAAGCAGGCACCATCCTTCTTTTGCTTTCCCTGATAGAATTATTCAATCTGGGAAGTTTGATAAAATCGGTTTTATTGAAAGACAAGTGCTACTTTCGAAGCGGTCAACAATGATGAGGACTCGAGCGGACTTCAAATCTGAAGAGCTTGAAATCAGAGAAAGTGAGTTGGAGTCCCTTGTAACACCCGAGGGGGTGAGTGGAGCAGTATTACTCGAAGGAGTTGGGCAGGGGAAACCATGGTGGGAGCAATTCCCAAAACGCTGGGTGATGGTGCTGCTTTGTTTTTCTGCATTTCTGCTATGTAATATGGACCGT GTGAACATGAGTATAGCTATACTTCCGATGTCAAAGGAATTCAACTGGAACAGTGCTACTGTTGGTCTAATTCAGTCTTCTTTCTTCTGGGGATATCTCCTAACGCAG ATTGTTGGCGGCATTTGGGCTGATAAAATTGGTGGAAAGGTAGTTCTTGGTTTTGGAGTAGTTTGGTGGTCTACTGCTACAATGTTGACACCTTTAGCTGCCAAATTGGGGCTTCCGTTCTTGCTTGTCATGCGTGCCTTCATGGGAATTGGCGAG GGAGTTGCTATGCCTGCTATGAACAATTTGTTGTCTAAATGGATTCCTGTCTCTGAGAGGAGCAGATCTCTTGCACTGGTATACAGCGGCATGTATCTTGGTTCAGTGATAGGATTGGCGTTCTCGCCTATGTTGATCCACAACTTTGGATGGCCATctgtgttttattcctttggaTCTCTTGGAACCATCTGGTTTGCAATGTGGTTGAGCAAA GCATACAGCTCACCAAAAGAAGATCCACATCTCAGCATGGAAGAAAAAGCACTGATCTTGGGAGGCTCCCTATCCAAGGAACCTGTTTCTGAAATTCCATGGAAGAAAATTCTATCAAAAGCACCTGTTTGGGCTCTGATTATCTCCCATTTCTGTCATAACTGGGGAACATTTATTCTTTTGACATGGATGCCTACCTACTATAACCAG GTTTTGAAGTTTAACCTCACCGAATCTGGACTACTGTGTGTGCTGCCATGGCTGACCATGGCTGTTTTTGCTAATATAGGTGGTTGGATTGCAGATACCCTTGTGAGCAAAGGCCTTTCCATTACCTCAGTTCGCAAG ATAATGCAATCAATTGGATTTCTAGGTCCAGCTTTCTTCCTAACACAGCTTAGTAAAGTGAATACACCCGCTTTAGCAGTGCTATGCATGGCCTGCTGTCAG GGATCTGATGCATTCTCTCAGTCTGGGCTATACTCGAATCACCAAGATATTGGGCCACGCTATGCT GGAGTTTTGCTAGGACTTTCTAACACAGCTGGTGTACTTGCTGGTGTCTTTGGTACTGCTGCAACTGGATACATACTCCAAAAGG GTTCTTGGGATGATGTGTTCAAAGTAGCCGTCGTGTTGTACATTATCGGCACATTGGTATGGAACTTCTTCTCCACGGGTGAGAAAGTTCTCGAGTAA
- the LOC140888255 gene encoding ascorbate transporter, chloroplastic isoform X1, which yields MAIGAVVSHRNFGSIIFSEYTGHQTEERSTIAATLCSNCKMIPPRGRFSLSLARILPQSRFHSDGESFITHSLFHTEANLPLPLPVPVPHQLKKKFSASLNTRRISGISRHHPSFAFPDRIIQSGKFDKIGFIERQVLLSKRSTMMRTRADFKSEELEIRESELESLVTPEGVSGAVLLEGVGQGKPWWEQFPKRWVMVLLCFSAFLLCNMDRVNMSIAILPMSKEFNWNSATVGLIQSSFFWGYLLTQIVGGIWADKIGGKVVLGFGVVWWSTATMLTPLAAKLGLPFLLVMRAFMGIGEGVAMPAMNNLLSKWIPVSERSRSLALVYSGMYLGSVIGLAFSPMLIHNFGWPSVFYSFGSLGTIWFAMWLSKAYSSPKEDPHLSMEEKALILGGSLSKEPVSEIPWKKILSKAPVWALIISHFCHNWGTFILLTWMPTYYNQVLKFNLTESGLLCVLPWLTMAVFANIGGWIADTLVSKGLSITSVRKIMQSIGFLGPAFFLTQLSKVNTPALAVLCMACCQGSDAFSQSGLYSNHQDIGPRYAGVLLGLSNTAGVLAGVFGTAATGYILQKGSWDDVFKVAVVLYIIGTLVWNFFSTGEKVLE from the exons ATGGCTATCGGCGCCGTCGTGTCGCACCGGAATTTTGGCTCCATTATCTTTTCTG AATATACAGGTCATCAAACTGAAGAGCGATCAACCATTGCTGCTACACTTTGTAGTAATTGCAAAATGATTCCACCTCGTGGAAGATTTTCACTCAGCTTAGCACGCATCCTACCTCAAAGCAGATTCCATTCCGATGGCGAAAGTTTCATAACTCACTCATTGTTCCACACAGAAGCAAATCTGCCTCTGCCTCTGCCGGTGCCTGTTCCCCACCAACTAAAAAAAAAGTTCAGTGCATCCCTTAATACAAGAAGAATAAGTGGAATAAGCAGGCACCATCCTTCTTTTGCTTTCCCTGATAGAATTATTCAATCTGGGAAGTTTGATAAAATCGGTTTTATTGAAAGACAAGTGCTACTTTCGAAGCGGTCAACAATGATGAGGACTCGAGCGGACTTCAAATCTGAAGAGCTTGAAATCAGAGAAAGTGAGTTGGAGTCCCTTGTAACACCCGAGGGGGTGAGTGGAGCAGTATTACTCGAAGGAGTTGGGCAGGGGAAACCATGGTGGGAGCAATTCCCAAAACGCTGGGTGATGGTGCTGCTTTGTTTTTCTGCATTTCTGCTATGTAATATGGACCGT GTGAACATGAGTATAGCTATACTTCCGATGTCAAAGGAATTCAACTGGAACAGTGCTACTGTTGGTCTAATTCAGTCTTCTTTCTTCTGGGGATATCTCCTAACGCAG ATTGTTGGCGGCATTTGGGCTGATAAAATTGGTGGAAAGGTAGTTCTTGGTTTTGGAGTAGTTTGGTGGTCTACTGCTACAATGTTGACACCTTTAGCTGCCAAATTGGGGCTTCCGTTCTTGCTTGTCATGCGTGCCTTCATGGGAATTGGCGAG GGAGTTGCTATGCCTGCTATGAACAATTTGTTGTCTAAATGGATTCCTGTCTCTGAGAGGAGCAGATCTCTTGCACTGGTATACAGCGGCATGTATCTTGGTTCAGTGATAGGATTGGCGTTCTCGCCTATGTTGATCCACAACTTTGGATGGCCATctgtgttttattcctttggaTCTCTTGGAACCATCTGGTTTGCAATGTGGTTGAGCAAA GCATACAGCTCACCAAAAGAAGATCCACATCTCAGCATGGAAGAAAAAGCACTGATCTTGGGAGGCTCCCTATCCAAGGAACCTGTTTCTGAAATTCCATGGAAGAAAATTCTATCAAAAGCACCTGTTTGGGCTCTGATTATCTCCCATTTCTGTCATAACTGGGGAACATTTATTCTTTTGACATGGATGCCTACCTACTATAACCAG GTTTTGAAGTTTAACCTCACCGAATCTGGACTACTGTGTGTGCTGCCATGGCTGACCATGGCTGTTTTTGCTAATATAGGTGGTTGGATTGCAGATACCCTTGTGAGCAAAGGCCTTTCCATTACCTCAGTTCGCAAG ATAATGCAATCAATTGGATTTCTAGGTCCAGCTTTCTTCCTAACACAGCTTAGTAAAGTGAATACACCCGCTTTAGCAGTGCTATGCATGGCCTGCTGTCAG GGATCTGATGCATTCTCTCAGTCTGGGCTATACTCGAATCACCAAGATATTGGGCCACGCTATGCT GGAGTTTTGCTAGGACTTTCTAACACAGCTGGTGTACTTGCTGGTGTCTTTGGTACTGCTGCAACTGGATACATACTCCAAAAGG GTTCTTGGGATGATGTGTTCAAAGTAGCCGTCGTGTTGTACATTATCGGCACATTGGTATGGAACTTCTTCTCCACGGGTGAGAAAGTTCTCGAGTAA
- the LOC140890895 gene encoding calmodulin-binding receptor-like cytoplasmic kinase 2 encodes MKSPRPGGVRKGSALDTLDEVAESSASSAYYSDTFQSAASRSSIRSITDTLLGCFTPVCSSKSASNVFTDSSGTSTSDSERRRAIYGNSNVSTHSKEPGSVKFTIEEINKATNNFSPSFKIGQGGFGIVYKGQLEDGTLVAVKRAKKIVYDNHLGIEFGTEVQTLARVEHLNLVKFYGFLEHKDERILVVEYVPNGTLREHLDGIHGNGLDFASRLDIATDVAHAVTYLHTYTDHPIIHRDIKSSNILLTENLRAKVADFGFARLGADGESGATHVSTLVKGTAGYLDPEYMKTNQLTDKSDVYSFGVLLVELVTGRRPIEPKREIKERVTVKWAMKKYARGDAVLIMDPTLTRSPANIFAMEKILELGLLCLGPTRHIRPTMRKCAEKLWGVRKDYRDFLTTGAPLTSEKSQMSSSIRE; translated from the exons ATGAAAAGTCCACGTCCCGGCGGCGTACGGAAGGGCTCCGCCCTCGATACACTGGATGAGGTGGCAGAGTCGTCGGCTTCCTCCGCATACTATTCGGACACTTTCCAAAGCGCCGCCTCTAGGAGCTCTATTCGCTCCATCACCGACACTCTGCTGGGATGCTTCACTCCTGTTTGTTCGTCGAAAAGCGCGAGCAACGTCTTCACTGATTCTTCTG GTACTTCAACTTCGGACAGCGAGAGGAGACGCGCCATTTATGGTAATTCAAATGTTTCAACTCACTCAAAAGAACCTGGTAGTGTTAAATTCACCATCGAAGAGATTAACAAAGCCACCAACAATTTTTCACCCAGTTTCAAGATTGGACAAGGTGGTTTTGGGATTGTCTACAAGGGCCAACTAGAAGATGGAACTTTGGTCGCAGTTAAACGTGCTAAGAAG ATTGTTTATGATAATCATTTAGGAATTGAATTTGGAACCGAGGTCCAAACCTTGGCACGAGTGGAGCATTTGAACCTAGTCAAATTTTATGGGTTTTTGGAGCATAAAGATGAGAGGATTCTTGTTGTTGAGTATGTCCCAAATGGAACCCTTAGGGAGCATTTGGATG GCATCCATGGTAACGGTCTTGATTTTGCTTCTCGGCTTGATATTGCAACTGATGTGGCTCATGCTGTAACATATCTTCACACGTACACAG ATCACCCAATTATACATAGAGACATCAAGTCTTCCAACATTCTTCTCACTGAAAATTTACGAGCAAAAGTAGCCGACTTTGGGTTTGCACGGCTAGGTGCCGATGGTGAATCAGGAGCAACTCATGTTTCTACTCTGGTTAAAGGCACCGCGGGCTATCTAGACCCTGAATACATGAAAACGAACCAACTCACTGACAAGAGTGATGTTTACTCATTTGGAGTATTACTCGTGGAGCTTGTTACTGGCAGGCGCCCTATTGAACCTAAACGAGAAATCAAGGAGCGTGTTACTGTGAAATGG GCGATGAAAAAATATGCTCGCGGCGATGCGGTATTAATTATGGATCCCACGCTTACGAGATCACCGGCTAATATATTTGCTATGGAGAAGATTCTTGAACTAGGCTTGCTATGTTTGGGTCCTACTCGCCACATCAGACCTACCATGAGGAAATGTGCAGAGAAACTCTGGGGTGTGCGGAAAGATTACCGGGATTTCTTGACCACCGGTGCCCCTCTAACCTCTGAAAAATCTCAGATGAGTAGCTCCATAAGGGAATAA